The following coding sequences are from one Paenibacillus sp. FSL R5-0912 window:
- the murA gene encoding UDP-N-acetylglucosamine 1-carboxyvinyltransferase: MDKLVIEGGNPLSGTIRIHGAKNAALPILAASLLAEGVHSLHNVPKLLDIETMLDILERLGCRAVHEDETVTVDTTYVATSHVPEDLMRQMRSSIFLMGPLLSRFGEVTIYQPGGCAIGERKIDLHLQGLKLLGAEIEETSGMICCRAAKLTGCDIHLDYPSVGATENIMMAAAMAEGTTTVSGAAREPEIQDLQNFLNAMGAQIIGAGTDTITIQGVSKLYPCNYEVIPDRIVAGTVMIAAAATRGNVTLTHTNAGHLTSLIHVLRRAGVQITVCNDIINISCMGRPRAVERIVTSPYPSFPTDLQSQVMVLLSLADGFSVIKETVFEGRFKHVEEMARMGADISIDLNRAFIRGVQRLYGATVEATDLRAGAALVIAGLAAQGTTVVEQAHHIDRGYDGIEVLFQKLGARISRKVPVPDPLDLAN; this comes from the coding sequence TTGGACAAATTGGTGATTGAGGGTGGAAATCCCCTGTCAGGCACCATACGTATCCATGGAGCGAAAAATGCGGCCCTGCCGATTCTGGCGGCAAGCCTGCTGGCCGAAGGAGTTCACTCACTGCATAATGTGCCGAAGCTGCTGGACATCGAAACTATGCTGGATATTCTGGAAAGGCTGGGCTGCAGGGCCGTGCATGAAGACGAAACGGTTACGGTCGATACAACCTACGTCGCAACCTCGCATGTTCCGGAGGATTTAATGCGGCAGATGAGATCCTCCATTTTTCTAATGGGACCGCTTCTGTCCAGGTTTGGTGAAGTGACGATTTATCAGCCGGGCGGCTGTGCCATCGGGGAACGCAAAATTGATCTTCACCTGCAGGGTCTGAAGCTGCTCGGGGCGGAGATTGAGGAAACCAGCGGGATGATCTGCTGCCGGGCTGCCAAACTGACGGGCTGTGATATTCATCTGGATTATCCAAGCGTTGGAGCCACGGAGAATATCATGATGGCAGCCGCTATGGCGGAAGGGACAACGACGGTGTCTGGGGCGGCCAGAGAGCCGGAAATCCAGGATCTGCAGAATTTCCTGAATGCGATGGGTGCGCAAATCATCGGTGCAGGAACAGATACGATCACCATCCAGGGCGTCTCCAAGCTGTATCCGTGCAATTATGAGGTCATTCCCGACCGGATTGTCGCCGGGACCGTAATGATCGCTGCGGCAGCTACAAGGGGGAATGTGACGCTGACCCACACCAACGCAGGACATTTGACTTCTCTGATCCATGTTCTGAGGCGTGCCGGTGTTCAAATTACAGTTTGCAATGATATAATTAATATCAGCTGTATGGGGCGTCCGCGTGCAGTAGAAAGAATTGTAACCTCTCCTTATCCTTCGTTCCCTACAGATCTGCAATCCCAGGTGATGGTCCTTTTATCCCTGGCTGACGGATTCAGCGTGATTAAAGAAACTGTATTTGAAGGGCGCTTTAAGCATGTAGAGGAGATGGCGCGGATGGGAGCCGACATTTCCATTGACCTGAACCGGGCTTTTATACGCGGAGTGCAGAGATTGTACGGAGCTACGGTAGAAGCTACCGACCTGCGTGCCGGAGCTGCCCTGGTTATCGCCGGACTTGCCGCTCAAGGGACTACCGTTGTTGAGCAGGCGCATCATATTGACCGCGGATATGATGGCATTGAGGTACTGTTTCAGAAGCTGGGTGCACGGATTAGTCGCAAGGTACCTGTGCCGGACCCTCTGGATTTGGCCAATTAA
- the murG gene encoding undecaprenyldiphospho-muramoylpentapeptide beta-N-acetylglucosaminyltransferase, whose product MRIVLSGGGTGGHIYPAVAVARQLESEEEKSVFLYIGGKRGLESKLVPQENLPFKAIDITGFRRKLSMDNVKTVMRFLKGVKASKAMLREFKPDVVIGTGGYVCGPVVYAASRLGIPTLIHEQNAIPGLTNRFLSRYADTVAVSFEGTEPAFPGAKNVIYTGNPRATTVMTANPQRGFASLGIPEGSTVVLVVGGSGGAKAINRAMIEMAPFVGKGNGVHYVYVTGEAYFEETRKAVREKLGSLPNSLHILPYIHNMPEVLACTSLIVNRAGASFLAEITALGIPSVLIPSPNVTNNHQEANARQLEREGAAVVLLEKDLSGEALFAAVHKIIGADAARRSMSDASRRLGKRDSASLVVAELRRLAAGRKR is encoded by the coding sequence ATGCGTATTGTATTAAGCGGCGGCGGTACGGGCGGACATATCTATCCGGCCGTAGCCGTAGCCAGACAGCTGGAATCCGAAGAAGAGAAATCCGTCTTCCTGTATATCGGGGGCAAACGCGGTCTGGAGAGCAAGCTTGTTCCCCAAGAGAATCTACCCTTTAAAGCAATTGATATTACCGGCTTCCGCCGTAAGCTCTCGATGGACAATGTGAAGACGGTAATGCGTTTCCTGAAGGGGGTGAAGGCCTCCAAAGCCATGCTGCGGGAGTTCAAGCCGGATGTCGTTATCGGTACCGGCGGATATGTCTGCGGGCCGGTAGTGTACGCTGCATCCCGGCTAGGCATCCCGACCCTTATCCATGAACAGAACGCGATTCCGGGCCTGACCAACCGTTTCCTAAGCCGGTATGCCGATACGGTCGCCGTAAGCTTTGAAGGCACGGAGCCCGCTTTTCCAGGGGCTAAGAACGTAATCTACACGGGCAACCCCCGGGCAACTACGGTAATGACTGCCAACCCGCAGCGGGGATTCGCTTCACTTGGGATTCCTGAAGGCAGTACGGTTGTGCTGGTAGTCGGAGGAAGCGGAGGCGCCAAGGCAATTAACCGGGCGATGATTGAAATGGCTCCGTTTGTGGGTAAGGGTAATGGTGTTCACTATGTGTATGTTACCGGAGAGGCTTATTTCGAGGAAACCCGTAAAGCTGTGCGCGAGAAGCTCGGAAGCTTGCCGAACTCCCTGCATATTCTTCCGTATATTCATAATATGCCCGAGGTGCTGGCCTGTACTTCACTCATCGTGAACCGGGCGGGGGCATCGTTTCTTGCAGAGATTACTGCGCTTGGCATTCCTTCTGTGCTTATCCCTTCTCCCAATGTGACGAATAATCACCAGGAAGCGAATGCCAGACAGCTTGAACGTGAAGGGGCAGCCGTTGTGCTGCTGGAGAAGGATCTGAGCGGCGAGGCACTATTCGCAGCGGTGCATAAGATTATCGGAGCGGACGCTGCACGCCGCAGTATGTCTGATGCCTCAAGGCGGCTGGGTAAAAGAGATTCCGCCTCGCTGGTTGTCGCCGAGCTCCGCAGACTGGCTGCAGGCCGGAAACGCTAG
- the spoVE gene encoding stage V sporulation protein E, whose translation MNKSRHAPDIWLLLPILALLAIGMVMVYSAGSVLGFRNYGDSFYFVKRQLLFAGLGLIAMFITANTDYVVLKKFARPVLLVCFVLLVLVLVPGIGVVRGGARSWLGISSFGIQPSEFMKMGMILFLAKWLGTEDYDISSFTRGLLPPLALIGSAFALIMLQPDLGTGTVMFGAALMMVFTAGARMKHLLSLGALGIAGFVGLIAAAPYRLQRITAFLDPWSDPLGAGYQIIQSLYAIGPGGLGGLGLGMSRQKYSYVPEPQTDFIFSILAEELGFIGGLAVLLLFLILIWRGMKVAMSLPDRFGSYLAVGIVCMVAIQVIINIGVVIGLMPVTGITLPLISYGGSSLTLMLTALGILLNLSRYAR comes from the coding sequence ATGAACAAATCCCGTCATGCGCCCGATATCTGGCTGCTGCTTCCGATATTGGCTTTGCTGGCCATTGGTATGGTAATGGTATACAGCGCCGGGTCCGTTTTAGGCTTCCGCAATTATGGCGACTCGTTTTATTTTGTCAAAAGACAGCTGCTGTTCGCAGGCCTGGGTCTTATCGCCATGTTCATCACCGCGAATACGGATTATGTGGTGCTGAAGAAGTTCGCCAGGCCGGTCTTGCTTGTCTGCTTCGTACTGCTGGTGTTGGTGCTGGTTCCCGGCATAGGGGTCGTGCGCGGCGGTGCGCGCAGCTGGCTGGGGATCAGCTCCTTCGGCATCCAGCCCTCGGAGTTCATGAAGATGGGGATGATCCTCTTTCTGGCCAAATGGCTCGGAACAGAGGATTACGATATTTCCAGCTTCACCCGTGGACTGCTTCCGCCGCTTGCGCTGATCGGTTCCGCTTTTGCGCTGATCATGCTCCAGCCGGATCTCGGTACAGGCACTGTCATGTTCGGGGCTGCCTTGATGATGGTCTTCACGGCAGGGGCCCGGATGAAGCATCTGCTCTCCCTGGGCGCGCTGGGTATCGCAGGGTTCGTGGGGCTTATTGCCGCCGCACCTTACCGTCTGCAGCGGATTACGGCCTTCCTGGACCCCTGGTCCGATCCGCTCGGGGCCGGATATCAGATCATACAGTCACTGTACGCGATTGGACCCGGCGGACTGGGGGGCTTGGGTCTCGGCATGAGCCGGCAGAAGTACAGCTATGTGCCGGAGCCGCAGACCGATTTTATTTTCTCCATACTGGCTGAGGAGCTTGGGTTTATCGGGGGGCTGGCAGTGCTGCTGCTCTTCCTGATTCTGATTTGGCGCGGAATGAAGGTAGCAATGAGTCTGCCGGACCGTTTCGGCAGCTATCTGGCCGTAGGCATCGTATGTATGGTCGCTATTCAGGTGATCATCAACATCGGTGTGGTTATCGGCCTCATGCCGGTTACCGGCATTACGCTTCCGCTGATCAGCTACGGAGGCTCATCGCTGACCCTGATGCTTACAGCCCTTGGCATTCTACTTAATTTATCCCGTTATGCGAGGTGA
- the murD gene encoding UDP-N-acetylmuramoyl-L-alanine--D-glutamate ligase, with product MKHPDLYRGEEVVVLGLAKSGVQVAKVLHERGAVVTVNDKKERDQSPEASELESLGIYVICGGHPEGLIHEGVALVVKNPGIPYSVAPVQQALELGIEVVTEVEVAYHLCAAPMIGITGSNGKTTTTTWVGRMLEAAGMSPIVAGNIGTPLCQAAQEADVDNWMVVELSSFQLKGTEAFRPKVAALLNVAETHLDYHGGMEDYVASKSKLFANQGPGDTAVLNWDDPVCRELVPYIKAGILPFSMTEELVQGIFVRPSYLPETEDDLKRVIIYRDYTESETEIADVDSIGLPGRFNVENALAACGIAIAAGADPAVLGGVLASFRGVEHRLEYVTDKAGAAYYNNSKATNSKATAMALGSFKKPVILVAGGLDRGSDYMELLPVLGGNVKALVALGETKDKLAVVAQLAGVKTIISVDNGESAAAVLQEAVREASALAEAGDVVLLSPACASWDMFTSYEERGRIFKEAVHNL from the coding sequence ATGAAGCATCCGGATTTGTACCGTGGTGAAGAAGTGGTCGTCCTGGGGCTCGCCAAAAGCGGCGTCCAGGTGGCCAAGGTGCTGCATGAGCGCGGCGCGGTTGTGACGGTCAATGATAAAAAGGAAAGAGATCAAAGTCCCGAAGCTTCCGAACTGGAATCTTTGGGAATTTATGTTATATGCGGCGGGCATCCGGAGGGGCTGATTCATGAGGGTGTTGCACTTGTTGTCAAGAATCCGGGGATTCCCTATTCCGTGGCTCCGGTGCAGCAGGCTCTTGAGCTTGGCATCGAAGTCGTAACGGAGGTAGAGGTGGCTTACCATCTCTGCGCCGCACCTATGATCGGTATTACGGGCTCCAACGGGAAGACGACTACAACGACCTGGGTTGGCCGTATGCTGGAGGCAGCGGGGATGAGTCCTATAGTTGCCGGGAACATCGGTACGCCGCTCTGTCAGGCCGCTCAGGAGGCTGACGTGGACAACTGGATGGTTGTCGAGCTCAGCAGCTTCCAGCTCAAGGGGACGGAGGCCTTCCGGCCCAAGGTCGCTGCCCTGTTGAATGTTGCCGAGACCCATCTGGATTATCATGGGGGGATGGAGGATTATGTGGCCTCCAAATCCAAGCTGTTCGCGAATCAGGGGCCGGGCGACACTGCTGTACTGAATTGGGATGATCCGGTCTGCCGCGAGCTGGTTCCTTATATCAAAGCAGGCATCCTGCCCTTCTCCATGACCGAAGAGCTGGTTCAGGGCATCTTTGTCCGTCCATCCTATCTGCCGGAGACAGAAGATGATCTGAAGCGGGTCATCATCTACCGGGATTATACGGAGAGCGAGACTGAAATAGCCGATGTGGATTCGATTGGCCTTCCGGGCCGCTTCAATGTGGAGAATGCGCTGGCCGCCTGCGGCATTGCCATTGCCGCAGGCGCGGACCCGGCTGTGCTTGGCGGAGTGCTGGCTTCCTTCCGCGGTGTGGAGCACCGGCTGGAATATGTGACAGACAAGGCGGGGGCCGCCTACTATAACAATTCTAAGGCTACCAATTCCAAAGCTACAGCCATGGCGCTGGGGTCCTTCAAGAAGCCGGTCATCCTCGTTGCCGGAGGTCTGGACCGCGGTTCTGATTATATGGAGCTGCTGCCTGTCCTCGGAGGGAACGTCAAGGCCCTGGTGGCCCTTGGGGAGACGAAGGACAAGCTGGCCGTGGTTGCGCAGCTGGCAGGAGTAAAGACAATCATCTCCGTCGATAATGGGGAGAGCGCCGCCGCCGTGCTGCAAGAGGCCGTGCGGGAGGCTTCCGCTCTTGCGGAAGCAGGAGATGTAGTTCTCCTCTCTCCTGCCTGTGCCAGCTGGGATATGTTTACATCCTATGAGGAGCGCGGGCGTATTTTTAAAGAGGCGGTGCATAACCTTTAA
- the mraY gene encoding phospho-N-acetylmuramoyl-pentapeptide-transferase, producing MDYQLLLLTIAVSFILAVIAAPLIIPLLRRMKFGQQVRDDGPQTHLKKAGTPTMGGIIIMVAFTLSFLKFSVINSDFYVLLVATLGYGLIGFLDDYIKIAFKRSLGLTARQKLAGQLLVGIVLCALLISGGHHTNISIPGTSVSFDWGGWFYYPFIVLMMMAVTNAVNFTDGVDGLLSGVSAIALAAFAVVAMQATSIAAGVCAAAMIGAVLGFLVFNAHPAKVFMGDFGSFGIGGAIGAIAIVTKTELLFVVIGGVFVVEMLSVIIQVASFKTRGKRVFRMSPIHHHFELGGWSEWRVVVSFWAVSLVLAAVGLYLIKGL from the coding sequence ATGGATTATCAATTACTTCTACTGACTATTGCTGTATCCTTTATCCTTGCGGTCATTGCCGCTCCGCTGATTATCCCGCTACTGCGCCGGATGAAGTTCGGACAACAGGTTCGCGATGACGGGCCTCAGACCCATCTGAAGAAGGCGGGAACGCCTACGATGGGCGGAATTATCATCATGGTGGCGTTCACATTGTCTTTTCTGAAATTTTCAGTGATTAATTCGGATTTCTACGTCCTTCTGGTAGCTACGCTGGGTTACGGTCTGATCGGTTTCCTGGATGACTATATTAAGATTGCCTTCAAACGTTCACTCGGACTGACGGCACGCCAGAAGCTTGCCGGCCAGCTGCTGGTCGGTATCGTTCTCTGTGCATTGCTCATTTCCGGCGGACATCATACAAACATCAGCATTCCGGGAACATCGGTGAGCTTTGACTGGGGCGGCTGGTTCTACTATCCGTTTATTGTCCTGATGATGATGGCGGTAACCAATGCGGTTAACTTCACGGATGGTGTGGACGGACTGCTGTCCGGTGTCAGTGCGATCGCGCTCGCTGCTTTTGCTGTAGTTGCCATGCAGGCAACCTCCATTGCTGCCGGTGTCTGCGCTGCGGCGATGATTGGTGCAGTACTTGGCTTTCTGGTATTCAATGCCCATCCGGCCAAAGTGTTCATGGGTGATTTCGGCTCCTTCGGGATCGGCGGTGCCATTGGCGCGATTGCCATTGTAACGAAGACCGAGCTGCTCTTCGTGGTGATCGGCGGTGTCTTCGTAGTCGAAATGCTGTCCGTAATTATTCAGGTCGCTTCGTTCAAAACACGCGGCAAACGGGTGTTCCGAATGAGCCCGATCCATCATCACTTTGAGCTGGGCGGCTGGTCGGAGTGGCGTGTGGTTGTCTCCTTCTGGGCGGTGAGCCTGGTGCTTGCGGCTGTTGGACTATATCTCATCAAGGGGTTGTAA
- a CDS encoding UDP-N-acetylmuramoyl-tripeptide--D-alanyl-D-alanine ligase: protein MITRTLYTIAQMCGGKLSSAEDNNIEIAGVVTDSRKITPACLFVPLVGDNFDGHDYAAASLAAGAAATLWQRDKEPAPEGGPVILVEDTLAALQRLSSAYLGELAPRVVAVTGSNGKTTTKDMVTALLEVQYKVHKTQGNFNNHIGLPLTILSMDSDVEIAVLEMGMSSRGEISLLSRIATPDVAMITNVGESHLLQLGSRKEIARAKLEIVDGLKPGGLLIYNGDEPLLAEVMAEPGFNPPEGMLSFRFGQSGDNDDYPTGLMTHGAGMSFTSHLHAERAFTLPLPGRHNVINALAALAVARHFLVTDENIETGLAGLKLTGMRIEVIQAANGLTLLNDAYNASPTSMRAAIDVLQSMKCSGSRIAVLGDMLELGPDEVQFHQQIGSYLDPALTDAVYTYGPLAAHIAAAAAERFGAGHVFAFEDKEALITALNTKCGSRDVVLFKASRGMRLEEVLHRLKEYSEADLN, encoded by the coding sequence TTGATTACAAGAACGCTGTATACTATCGCGCAAATGTGCGGAGGAAAGCTGTCCTCTGCTGAAGATAACAATATCGAAATTGCGGGGGTCGTAACCGATTCCCGCAAAATTACGCCTGCCTGCCTGTTCGTTCCTCTGGTCGGAGATAACTTTGACGGCCATGATTACGCTGCTGCTTCTCTGGCGGCAGGAGCAGCCGCTACGCTCTGGCAGCGGGATAAGGAGCCTGCGCCTGAAGGCGGTCCTGTCATTCTGGTGGAGGATACACTGGCCGCTTTGCAGAGACTGTCCTCGGCATATCTGGGCGAGCTCGCACCGCGTGTAGTCGCCGTGACAGGCAGCAACGGCAAGACAACGACCAAAGATATGGTTACCGCTCTTCTTGAAGTGCAGTACAAGGTACACAAAACACAGGGGAATTTCAATAACCACATCGGTCTGCCGCTTACGATTCTCTCCATGGACAGTGATGTTGAGATTGCTGTGCTGGAGATGGGCATGAGCTCGCGCGGGGAGATATCCCTGCTGTCAAGGATAGCTACCCCTGATGTGGCTATGATTACCAACGTGGGTGAATCCCATCTGCTGCAGCTCGGGTCCCGCAAGGAAATTGCCCGGGCCAAGCTGGAGATTGTGGACGGACTTAAGCCGGGCGGCCTGCTCATCTATAACGGGGATGAACCGCTGCTCGCAGAAGTTATGGCAGAGCCGGGGTTTAATCCGCCGGAAGGGATGCTCAGCTTCCGTTTCGGGCAGTCCGGAGACAATGATGACTATCCTACAGGTCTCATGACTCATGGAGCAGGAATGTCCTTCACTTCGCATCTTCATGCCGAGCGTGCCTTCACGTTGCCTCTGCCGGGGCGTCACAATGTCATTAACGCACTCGCCGCACTGGCGGTTGCACGCCACTTCCTTGTGACTGATGAGAATATTGAGACCGGATTAGCCGGGCTTAAGCTGACCGGCATGCGGATTGAAGTGATACAGGCGGCGAACGGGCTGACGCTGCTGAACGATGCTTACAATGCCAGCCCTACGTCCATGAGAGCAGCGATAGATGTGCTGCAGTCCATGAAGTGCAGCGGGAGCAGAATCGCGGTGCTGGGGGACATGCTGGAACTTGGGCCTGATGAAGTTCAGTTCCACCAGCAGATCGGCAGCTATCTCGATCCTGCACTGACGGATGCGGTATACACTTACGGACCGCTCGCTGCTCATATTGCTGCGGCTGCGGCGGAGAGATTCGGGGCCGGACATGTATTTGCTTTTGAAGACAAAGAAGCATTGATCACGGCCTTGAACACCAAATGTGGTTCCAGGGATGTAGTACTCTTCAAAGCGTCCCGGGGGATGCGTCTGGAGGAAGTGCTTCACCGCCTGAAAGAATATTCTGAAGCTGACTTAAACTAA
- a CDS encoding UDP-N-acetylmuramoyl-L-alanyl-D-glutamate--2,6-diaminopimelate ligase → MKINELSSCLAASRLYGEGGTEIMDLQVDSRKVKPGDLFICLPGHTVDGHDYAPQAAAGGAAALVCERKLEIDLPQIVVDDCRFAMSVLSNAFFGSPSSRMKMIGITGTNGKTTTTYLIEKIMQDHGVKTGLIGTIQMRYDGQSYPMSGTTQESLELQRTLNDMASKGVQCCVMEVSSHALQQGRVKGTDYRTAIFTNLTQDHLDYHHTMEEYRAAKALFFSRLGNVISPWKEERKYAVLNTDDAASSYFADQTAAEVITYGIDTPANVRATQISITSKGTFFHVDTFKGKTDISLRMVGKFNVYNALAAITAALLEDVPLEEIKASLESVAGVDGRVESVDAGQDFAVIVDYAHTPDGLENVLKAVCEFAAGKVITVFGCGGDRDTTKRPLMGKIAAKYSDHVMVTSDNPRTEDPLLILRDIEAGLLEDGVSQERYEMIPDRREAIRKAIEMASPGDVVLIAGKGHETYQLIGGVVHDFDDRIVAKEVIRGRSY, encoded by the coding sequence ATGAAAATTAATGAATTGTCATCCTGTCTTGCCGCTTCGCGTCTATACGGGGAGGGTGGGACCGAGATTATGGATTTGCAGGTGGATTCCCGCAAGGTTAAGCCGGGCGATTTGTTCATTTGCCTGCCCGGTCATACAGTGGACGGACATGATTATGCACCGCAGGCAGCCGCAGGCGGTGCGGCTGCCCTAGTCTGTGAGCGGAAGCTGGAGATCGATCTGCCGCAGATCGTGGTAGATGACTGCCGGTTTGCGATGTCCGTGCTGTCGAATGCGTTCTTCGGCTCACCCAGCAGCCGGATGAAGATGATTGGGATTACCGGGACCAACGGCAAAACCACGACTACGTATCTGATTGAGAAAATCATGCAGGACCATGGCGTGAAAACGGGGCTGATCGGGACGATTCAGATGCGTTATGACGGACAAAGCTATCCGATGTCCGGTACTACGCAGGAATCGCTTGAGCTTCAGCGTACTTTGAACGATATGGCGTCCAAAGGCGTGCAGTGCTGTGTGATGGAGGTATCCTCCCATGCACTTCAGCAGGGACGGGTGAAGGGAACGGATTACCGCACGGCAATATTTACTAACCTGACTCAGGATCATCTGGATTATCACCATACGATGGAGGAGTACCGCGCGGCTAAGGCACTATTCTTCTCGCGGCTTGGCAATGTGATCTCTCCGTGGAAGGAAGAACGTAAATATGCAGTTCTCAACACGGATGATGCAGCAAGCAGCTATTTTGCTGACCAGACCGCTGCGGAAGTGATTACATATGGTATCGACACCCCTGCAAATGTCCGGGCCACTCAAATTTCGATCACGTCCAAAGGAACTTTTTTCCATGTGGATACGTTTAAGGGGAAGACAGATATTTCGCTCCGGATGGTCGGTAAGTTCAATGTCTATAATGCACTAGCGGCCATTACTGCTGCGCTGCTGGAGGATGTGCCGCTGGAAGAAATCAAAGCCAGTCTGGAGTCCGTAGCCGGTGTGGACGGACGTGTCGAGTCTGTGGATGCCGGACAGGATTTCGCGGTCATCGTAGACTACGCGCATACGCCGGATGGTCTGGAGAATGTGCTGAAGGCTGTCTGTGAATTCGCTGCCGGCAAGGTCATTACCGTCTTTGGCTGTGGGGGAGACCGGGATACGACCAAACGGCCGCTGATGGGCAAGATAGCTGCCAAATACAGTGATCATGTCATGGTTACTTCCGACAATCCCCGGACAGAGGATCCGCTGCTGATTCTGCGCGATATTGAAGCGGGCCTTCTTGAGGACGGCGTGTCACAGGAACGGTATGAGATGATTCCCGACCGGCGGGAAGCGATCAGAAAAGCTATTGAAATGGCAAGCCCCGGCGATGTAGTATTGATTGCGGGGAAAGGTCATGAGACCTATCAGCTAATCGGCGGAGTCGTTCATGATTTTGATGACCGCATTGTAGCCAAAGAAGTGATAAGGGGCCGAAGCTATTGA
- a CDS encoding stage V sporulation protein D yields the protein MKVSKVVTRRRMLWTLLGLAVLFGSLAVRLAYVQLSQGEKLSAKAEESWRRNIPFTAKRGEILDREGVALAYNISSPTIYAIPVQVKEKEQTAKQLAPLLGMTEEKLVTLLTQKKASVKLQPGGRKITMELAASIRDLQLPGIVVAEDNKRYYPFGDLAAHILGFTGIDNQGITGIESIYDKLLQGSAGNISYLSDAGGRLMPGSSEKYTEPQDGLSLQLTIDKQIQSIMERELDQAMVKYQAQGAWSIAMDPRNGEILAMASRPGYEPGSYKEYDAEVYNRNLPIWMTYEPGSTFKIITLAAALQEGKVDLQHEHFFDPGYIEVGGAKLRCWKKGGHGSQTFLEVVENSCNPGFVALGQRLGKDTLFKYIRDFGFGTKTGIDLNGEANGILFKPAQVGPVELATTAFGQGVSVTPIQQIAAVSAAINGGKLYTPHVAKAWINPDTGNVVSEVEPEEVRQVISEETSKKVRAALESVVAKGTGRPAFIDGYRVGGKTGTAQKVINGRYSPTEHIVSFIGFAPADDPQIVVYTAVDNPKGIQFGGVVAAPIVQNILEDSLHYLKVPQRKDQLPKTYKYGETPIVTVPDLTGATVQDIYEDLNMNFMLARSGSGNTVINQAPKAGARVEQGSTIRIYMGTSSE from the coding sequence ATGAAGGTTTCGAAAGTCGTAACTCGGCGGAGAATGCTGTGGACGCTGCTGGGACTGGCCGTGTTGTTCGGTTCGCTGGCCGTGCGTCTTGCCTATGTACAGCTATCACAAGGGGAGAAGCTGAGCGCCAAGGCTGAGGAATCCTGGCGGCGGAATATTCCCTTCACCGCCAAACGCGGCGAGATTCTGGACAGAGAGGGCGTTGCCCTGGCATATAATATCAGCTCGCCAACGATCTATGCCATTCCTGTGCAGGTGAAGGAAAAGGAACAGACCGCGAAGCAGCTGGCTCCGCTGCTCGGTATGACCGAGGAGAAGCTGGTCACTCTGCTGACCCAAAAGAAAGCCTCGGTGAAACTGCAGCCCGGCGGCCGCAAAATTACGATGGAGCTTGCCGCGAGCATCCGTGATTTGCAGCTGCCGGGCATCGTTGTGGCTGAGGATAACAAACGGTATTATCCCTTTGGTGATTTAGCCGCACATATTCTCGGCTTCACGGGCATCGACAATCAAGGAATCACCGGGATAGAGAGCATCTACGATAAGCTGCTTCAGGGCAGCGCAGGCAATATATCGTATCTGTCCGATGCCGGAGGACGGCTGATGCCGGGCTCCTCGGAGAAGTATACAGAGCCGCAGGACGGGCTGAGTCTGCAGCTGACGATTGATAAGCAGATTCAGTCAATCATGGAACGCGAGCTCGATCAGGCCATGGTGAAGTATCAGGCGCAAGGTGCCTGGTCGATTGCGATGGACCCCCGCAATGGTGAGATACTGGCCATGGCGAGCCGGCCGGGTTATGAGCCGGGCTCCTATAAGGAATACGATGCCGAAGTATATAACCGGAATCTTCCGATCTGGATGACGTATGAACCGGGCTCCACCTTCAAGATCATTACCCTGGCTGCTGCTTTGCAGGAGGGGAAGGTTGATCTGCAGCATGAGCATTTTTTCGATCCGGGATATATTGAAGTGGGCGGGGCCAAGCTGCGCTGCTGGAAAAAAGGCGGACACGGAAGCCAGACGTTCCTTGAAGTGGTGGAGAATTCCTGCAACCCCGGGTTTGTTGCCCTGGGCCAGCGTCTTGGCAAGGATACCCTTTTTAAGTATATCCGTGATTTCGGGTTTGGCACGAAGACAGGGATCGACCTCAACGGTGAAGCGAACGGAATTCTGTTTAAGCCGGCGCAGGTAGGGCCGGTCGAACTTGCCACCACGGCCTTTGGCCAAGGGGTATCCGTAACACCGATCCAGCAGATTGCTGCGGTGTCTGCAGCGATTAATGGCGGCAAGCTGTATACTCCGCATGTTGCCAAAGCCTGGATTAATCCGGATACCGGTAATGTCGTATCCGAGGTAGAGCCGGAAGAAGTGCGGCAGGTGATTTCTGAGGAGACTTCGAAGAAGGTGCGGGCCGCCCTTGAGAGCGTAGTTGCCAAAGGCACAGGCCGGCCGGCGTTTATTGACGGCTACCGTGTGGGCGGCAAGACTGGGACGGCACAGAAGGTTATTAACGGCCGATATTCTCCTACGGAGCATATCGTCTCTTTTATCGGATTTGCACCAGCGGATGATCCGCAGATCGTGGTCTACACCGCAGTTGACAATCCCAAGGGAATTCAGTTTGGGGGTGTGGTAGCGGCTCCGATCGTCCAGAATATTCTTGAGGATTCGCTTCATTATCTGAAGGTTCCGCAGCGCAAGGATCAGCTGCCGAAGACCTATAAATATGGGGAGACTCCGATTGTGACAGTTCCCGATTTAACAGGAGCTACTGTTCAGGATATCTATGAGGATTTGAACATGAATTTCATGCTGGCCCGCTCCGGATCAGGCAATACAGTGATTAATCAGGCACCCAAAGCGGGGGCAAGAGTGGAGCAGGGTTCAACCATCCGGATTTATATGGGAACTTCCAGTGAATAA